A single Eremothecium sinecaudum strain ATCC 58844 chromosome VIII, complete sequence DNA region contains:
- the MTR10 gene encoding mRNA transport regulator MTR10 (Syntenic homolog of Ashbya gossypii AAR115C; Syntenic homolog of Saccharomyces cerevisiae YOR160W (MTR10)), whose product MSYSISGVKEALQCVSSNVSRDEKGVALQYLEQFQKAPDTWQLCHMILLDSSCEGIEIQIFASQTLRNKVTYDLNQLEGNLEPFKQSMLDLLVKHTNKLIVTQLSVMIARLAIQYLEWRNPIGEIFSVLYPYPGKLLEFLKILPEETLDMKSTPLSEDEFKSRTHELINQIAEDVMVFILSCVNSVHNNPEYTVEQVLKCLSTWIYEFPIEQVFTVTPLINLVFEVLFESHDDYPEAFEAAVECLSVLLRETRDVANPEIIKMLYDRLLLLQNKLLPFNDNDSLEWSDYEDIMDALTRLFVEAGEAWCVFIGKEPESFRPLVQVILVLTCKNTDLDVVKYTFPFWFNLKQMLVLERYQRQKMQYRDIYVELIKGIIKHLEYPTESFPSKEDEDKYREFRYDMGDVLKDCTAIVGATEALTQPFEMIKSNLELYETTSQWQKLEAPLFSLRAMGQDIPTSENVILPQIFQIICNLQEHPKVRYAVTLVLGRYTEWTSKHPEFLEMELNYIFGGFQLDNDVAGLYTAASHALMYFCQDCSSLLSGYVEQLIEFAWKIEKSVDMVCMFEVCQGLSSVINEQPIEKFTSAFELFLNPLSERLKQAVEAWKAQPNKETSIEIADLIDLVFAMFESLRPRYEDPSMGAEPLLPHMERIWNILSDFLSLEGAASNTIIVERAMKLLRRFFERYHVFLEPILPMVVEMLARNYLNTGLGSYLWCSGSLIYVFGDDESYPVSPELKQAVWLFACSQCEVFLNNFSKIGPNEIDVYYENIQDFFVMVLDVIMFYPKQFITATALIDSVADCASKSLDKLNNFESYITVIRCLDEILSWGFATPPISTMEIDTVPMEWRENVLRIMVLQKGSQLVSVTISGLTTNLNSNAHPEAIGLLVKLFKLAVEANNNDPSICMVWLSDALEKLRPVSPNEKNKLMSIGNALVQRDYRRVRNNIKDFIGWYLRKHVSPRFYG is encoded by the coding sequence ATGTCCTATAGCATTTCAGGTGTTAAAGAAGCTTTACAATGTGTATCATCAAACGTCAGTCGTGATGAAAAGGGTGTCGCTTTACAGTATCTTGAACAATTCCAAAAAGCTCCTGATACCTGGCAACTGTGTCATATGATTCTATTAGACAGCAGTTGCGAAGGTATTGAAATTCAAATATTTGCATCTCAAACTTTGAGGAATAAGGTTACTTATGATTTAAACCAATTGGAAGGGAATTTGGAGCCGTTTAAACAGTCAATGTTGGACCTTTTGGTGAAGCATACAAATAAATTGATCGTTACTCAGCTTTCTGTAATGATAGCGCGCCTGGCTATCCAATACTTGGAATGGAGGAACCCTATAGGAGAGATTTTTTCAGTGTTATATCCATATCCAGGGAAGCTGTTGGAGTTCCTTAAAATTTTGCCTGAAGAAACATTGGATATGAAATCCACTCCTCTCTCGGAGGATGAGTTCAAGTCGCGCACGCATGAATTGATTAATCAAATAGCAGAGGATGTGATGGTTTTTATTTTATCTTGTGTTAATTCTGTGCATAACAATCCAGAGTACACTGTGGAACAGGTTTTGAAATGTCTCAGTACGTGGATATACGAGTTTCCTATAGAGCAAGTTTTTACTGTGACTCCACTAATAAACCTTGTATTTGAGGTTTTATTTGAGTCGCATGATGACTACCCTGAGGCCTTTGAGGCAGCAGTTGAATGTCTATCAGTGCTTTTAAGAGAAACTAGGGATGTTGCCAATCCAGAAATAATAAAGATGCTTTACGACCGGTTGCTTCTTCTGCAAAACAAACTGCTACCGTTTAATGATAATGATTCATTGGAGTGGTCCGACTACGAGGATATCATGGACGCCTTAACGCGGTTATTCGTTGAAGCAGGTGAGGCATGGTGCGTATTTATCGGTAAGGAACCAGAGTCATTTAGACCGCTTGTGCAAGTTATATTGGTTCTAACCTGTAAAAATACTGATTTAGATGTGGTGAAGTACACATTTCCATTTTGGTTTAATCTAAAGCAGATGTTAGTGCTTGAGCGTTATCAGCGGCAGAAGATGCAATATCGCGATATTTATGTTGAATTGATCAAAGGTATCATTAAGCATTTGGAGTATCCTACCGAGTCATTCCCCAGCaaagaagatgaagacAAGTATAGAGAATTTAGGTATGATATGGGAGATGTTTTGAAGGATTGTACGGCAATCGTTGGTGCAACAGAAGCCCTGACCCAACCATTTGAAATGATCAAATCAAATTTGGAACTCTATGAGACAACATCTCAATGGCAGAAATTGGAGGCCCCGCTATTTTCATTAAGGGCAATGGGTCAAGATATTCCAACCAGTGAGAACGTCATATTACCACAGATATTTCAGATAATATGCAATCTGCAAGAGCATCCCAAGGTTCGTTACGCAGTTACATTAGTGCTTGGAAGGTATACAGAATGGACCAGTAAACATCCAGAATTTTTAGAAATGGAATTAAATTATATTTTTGGGGGCTTTCAGCTGGATAATGATGTCGCTGGTTTATACACGGCTGCATCCCATGCTTTAATGTACTTCTGTCAGGACTGTTCCTCTCTTTTAAGTGGCTATGTCGAGCAGTTAATAGAATTTGCATGGAAAATCGAAAAGTCAGTTGACATGGTGTGTATGTTTGAGGTTTGCCAAGGTTTAAGCTCTGTCATAAATGAACAACCAATTGAGAAATTTACTTCTGCTTTCGAATTGTTTCTCAATCCGCTGTCGGAAAGGTTAAAGCAAGCCGTAGAAGCATGGAAAGCGCAGCCAAACAAAGAGACCTCCATAGAAATTGCAGACTTGATCGATTTGGTTTTTGCTATGTTTGAGTCTTTAAGACCGCGTTACGAGGATCCTTCTATGGGAGCAGAGCCATTACTACCGCATATGGAAAGAATCTGGAATATATTATCAGATTTTTTAAGTCTGGAAGGTGCTGCTTCAAACACCATAATTGTCGAAAGAGCTATGAAGTTGCTTCGTAGGTTCTTTGAACGATACCACGTCTTTTTGGAACCAATACTTCCTATGGTTGTAGAAATGCTAGCGAGGAACTACTTGAATACCGGGTTGGGGTCTTATTTATGGTGTTCAGGTTCGCTAATCTACGTCTTTGGGGACGACGAATCGTATCCGGTGTCACCAGAATTGAAGCAGGCGGTCTGGCTCTTTGCATGCTCTCAATGTGAAGTGTTCTTAAACAATTTCTCCAAAATTGGCCCCAATGAGATCGACGTGTATTATGAAAATATACAAGATTTCTTCGTGATGGTATTAGACGTGATCATGTTTTATCCTAAACAATTTATTACGGCTACGGCACTAATAGATTCAGTGGCCGATTGTGCATCAAAGTCGCTTGATAAGCTAAACAATTTCGAATCCTACATTACAGTGATTCGATGTCTAGATGAGATTCTCTCATGGGGGTTTGCGACACCCCCAATCTCAACCATGGAAATTGATACTGTCCCAATGGAATGGAGGGAAAACGTGCTAAGGATCATGGTTCTCCAGAAGGGAAGTCAACTTGTATCCGTTACTATCAGTGGGTTAACTACAAATCTTAATAGTAATGCGCATCCGGAGGCAATAGGCCTACTTGTGAAACTGTTTAAACTCGCAGTTGAGGCTAACAACAATGACCCTTCTATATGCATGGTCTGGCTCTCAGATGCACTTGAAAAGTTGAGACCAGTTTCGCCAAATGAAAAGAATAAGCTCATGAGCATAGGTAATGCCTTGGTGCAGAGAGATTACAGGAGAGTTAGAAACAATATTAAAGACTTCATTGGTTGGTATTTGAGAAAGCATGTTTCACCAAGATTTTATGGATAA
- a CDS encoding HHL254Cp (Syntenic homolog of Ashbya gossypii AAR114W; Non-syntenic homolog of Saccharomyces cerevisiae YLR224W), protein MVSMFHLDDLPAEVKLLIISYAPELSTASKHYYYLRNNREPNKLSKIEMLPKDIKIRLLSLAPNLRFASAEWYCLHNELYRQKCQCIYSGKWTYKHLKIAQQVRCQCQGTEPLRKLCLRYSARTCSSLQDNSSVLPYFSDSWHYIYENILDYHDI, encoded by the coding sequence ATGGTCTCAATGTTTCACCTCGATGACTTACCCGCCGAAGTTAAACTGTTAATAATCTCTTACGCGCCAGAATTAAGTACGGCTTCAAAGCACTACTATTATCTGCGCAACAATCGAGAGCCAAATAAGCTGTCGAAGATTGAAATGCTGCCAAAAGATATTAAGATCCGCTTATTATCTTTGGCACCCAACCTGCGATTTGCTTCAGCAGAGTGGTATTGCTTACATAATGAGTTATACAGACAGAAGTGTCAGTGTATATATTCCGGGAAGTGGACTTATAAACATTTAAAAATCGCTCAACAAGTCCGGTGTCAGTGTCAAGGTACTGAGCCCTTAAGGAAACTATGCCTTCGTTACTCTGCGAGGACTTGCAGCTCCTTGCAGGACAACTCTTCAGTACTACCCTACTTTTCTGACTCGTGGCATTATATATATGAGAACATATTAGATTACCATGACATATAA